A portion of the Edaphobacter lichenicola genome contains these proteins:
- a CDS encoding aldo/keto reductase → MNNQQTLTASAAGTFTIGGDLTVNRMGYGAMRITGAGVWGPPADKAASLATLRHAIELGVNLIDTADSYGPRTSEELIAEALYLYSNGLVIATKGGWERPGPGQWTHNASPKHLTEALEGSLKRLRLDRIDIYQLHAPDNAVSFEASIEALARLREQGKIRHVALSNVTREHVERARVIVPIVSVQNRYSFADRESDFIVDYCEQNKIAFLPWAPLGQAKEAHDAIKKVAKDLDATPLQVALAWLLKRSKVILPIPGTSSVKHLEENIAAAGVELPQAAYDNLAAVSHPPASLRG, encoded by the coding sequence ATGAACAACCAACAGACCCTTACCGCCTCAGCAGCAGGCACGTTCACAATCGGTGGTGATCTTACGGTCAACCGGATGGGCTATGGAGCGATGCGGATCACAGGGGCAGGCGTGTGGGGACCTCCCGCAGACAAGGCTGCGTCCCTTGCGACTCTTCGTCATGCGATTGAACTCGGCGTGAATCTCATCGACACGGCCGACTCCTACGGCCCTAGGACATCCGAAGAATTGATCGCAGAAGCTCTCTACCTATATTCAAATGGACTGGTGATTGCGACCAAAGGTGGATGGGAGCGCCCGGGACCGGGCCAATGGACGCACAATGCCAGCCCGAAACATCTTACGGAAGCACTTGAGGGGAGTTTGAAGCGGCTGCGGCTGGACCGTATCGACATCTATCAACTGCACGCTCCCGATAATGCCGTGTCCTTCGAGGCGTCGATAGAAGCACTGGCCAGACTGCGCGAGCAAGGTAAGATTCGCCATGTCGCGCTCTCGAATGTGACGCGTGAACATGTGGAGAGAGCCCGCGTGATCGTACCGATTGTCTCTGTGCAGAACCGTTACAGCTTCGCTGATCGGGAGTCGGACTTTATTGTGGATTATTGCGAACAGAACAAGATAGCTTTTCTCCCGTGGGCTCCGCTCGGTCAAGCGAAGGAGGCACATGACGCAATCAAGAAGGTTGCAAAGGATCTCGATGCAACTCCTTTGCAGGTCGCATTGGCCTGGCTCCTCAAACGGTCGAAAGTGATCCTGCCGATCCCCGGAACCTCCTCGGTCAAGCATCTGGAGGAGAATATTGCTGCTGCGGGTGTTGAACTTCCTCAGGCCGCGTACGACAATTTGGCTGCTGTAAGCCATCCTCCCGCGAGTCTACGTGGTTGA
- a CDS encoding cupin domain-containing protein, which produces MHKKTFDAIQRLTASGLKHLMPTCLQKVLDEWCVEFATECISFVMYCTVHLVLEASIELAGDHMRSKNSNSSTRQVEDLIAVQGRVAIRMGSQSGSNAMISVVHPAGLSSETQQTSGSLRMSAIAAMNGIVSSLWAGIFVVEPSGKTGIHHHGEQDTVVYVLEGEACVRWGDSGEYSLTVGPGDFLHVPSWLPHQEFNPSRENPFRWVVVRSTPEPIVVNLPDDFWRTA; this is translated from the coding sequence ATGCATAAAAAAACATTTGATGCTATCCAAAGACTGACTGCTTCTGGATTAAAGCATCTTATGCCGACTTGTCTTCAAAAAGTACTGGATGAATGGTGCGTCGAATTTGCTACCGAGTGCATCTCATTTGTAATGTACTGTACAGTACATTTAGTTCTTGAGGCAAGCATCGAACTCGCGGGAGATCACATGCGGAGCAAAAACAGTAATTCGTCAACTCGTCAGGTGGAAGACCTGATTGCCGTGCAGGGAAGAGTTGCTATTCGGATGGGGTCTCAATCGGGATCGAATGCGATGATCAGCGTTGTGCACCCCGCTGGACTGAGCAGCGAAACGCAGCAGACCTCAGGATCACTGAGGATGTCTGCCATTGCAGCAATGAATGGCATTGTCTCCTCGCTTTGGGCAGGCATCTTTGTGGTCGAGCCTTCCGGAAAGACAGGCATCCACCACCACGGCGAACAGGATACCGTCGTTTACGTGCTGGAGGGAGAGGCCTGTGTGCGGTGGGGAGATTCTGGGGAATACTCTTTAACTGTTGGTCCGGGCGATTTTCTGCATGTCCCGAGTTGGTTGCCACATCAGGAGTTCAACCCTTCGAGAGAGAATCCATTTCGATGGGTGGTGGTGCGAAGTACACCAGAGCCGATCGTTGTGAACCTGCCTGACGATTTCTGGCGCACCGCCTGA
- a CDS encoding TetR/AcrR family transcriptional regulator → MPNKQSRGEVRNVKLQKVAADLFLERGYEGVTIDKIVEVAGGSKSTVYSEFGGKCGLFISSIENLCRESNEPLAKIDYTGLNFEESLKKLSFHILKLITAKRSVDLHRLAIGEAANCPEVGEAWYTHGPAKTASFIRALLESRRKELRKTAIPIDRIAVILHDSLTGDVLYRLLAGVGKQESDAELKRLAGASVDLILRNVLCD, encoded by the coding sequence ATGCCTAACAAGCAGTCGAGAGGAGAGGTCCGAAACGTCAAGCTTCAAAAAGTCGCAGCGGACTTGTTTTTAGAGCGCGGCTATGAGGGCGTCACTATCGACAAGATCGTCGAGGTGGCTGGCGGTTCGAAGAGTACGGTGTATAGCGAATTCGGCGGGAAGTGTGGGCTATTTATCAGCAGTATTGAGAACCTGTGCCGCGAGTCGAATGAACCGCTAGCGAAGATAGACTACACAGGATTGAACTTTGAAGAGAGCCTGAAGAAACTCTCCTTTCACATTCTGAAGCTCATCACCGCAAAACGGTCCGTAGACCTTCACCGTCTCGCTATCGGCGAAGCCGCGAACTGTCCCGAAGTAGGTGAGGCCTGGTACACACACGGTCCCGCCAAAACAGCCTCGTTTATACGAGCTCTATTGGAAAGTCGGCGCAAAGAGCTGCGAAAGACGGCGATTCCAATTGACCGGATCGCTGTGATCCTTCACGACTCATTGACGGGAGACGTTTTATACCGTCTGTTAGCAGGAGTCGGTAAGCAGGAAAGTGACGCCGAGCTCAAGCGGTTGGCTGGTGCCTCCGTCGACCTCATTCTTAGGAACGTTCTTTGCGATTAG
- a CDS encoding (2Fe-2S)-binding protein, whose product MAKHPTDAETEVPSAVDSESYPDSAAVAPPSEATPSSRLSRRSFLSHLGAAGLAAAAPPVLASTSTPTAPPAAQKEALTEGTVALNLRVNGQSHALQLDPRTTLLDCLRENLALPGTKKGCDHGQCGACTVHVNGRRVNSCLSFAVMHRNDEITTIEGIGQPDHLHPMQAAFIEHDGYQCGYCTSGQIMSAVAVLKENVGPTDADVKQAMYGNICRCGAYSNIVAAVQQVRHST is encoded by the coding sequence ATGGCAAAGCATCCCACCGACGCGGAAACTGAGGTTCCTTCAGCAGTCGATTCGGAGTCTTATCCCGATTCAGCTGCCGTAGCTCCGCCTTCCGAGGCCACTCCAAGCAGCCGTCTCAGCCGACGTTCTTTCCTTTCGCACCTTGGCGCCGCAGGTCTTGCCGCCGCGGCACCCCCAGTGCTCGCATCAACCTCCACCCCGACAGCTCCACCTGCCGCGCAGAAGGAAGCGCTCACTGAGGGCACGGTGGCCCTCAATCTCCGGGTCAACGGACAGTCCCACGCCCTCCAGCTTGATCCCCGTACAACTCTGCTCGACTGCCTCCGCGAGAACCTTGCTCTGCCCGGCACCAAGAAAGGCTGCGACCACGGTCAATGCGGAGCATGCACAGTCCACGTAAACGGTCGCCGCGTCAACTCCTGTCTCTCCTTCGCCGTCATGCATCGGAACGATGAGATCACAACCATCGAAGGTATCGGTCAGCCCGATCATCTCCACCCCATGCAGGCTGCTTTCATTGAGCACGATGGCTATCAATGTGGCTACTGTACCTCGGGCCAGATCATGTCCGCCGTCGCGGTGCTCAAAGAGAACGTCGGGCCCACGGATGCCGACGTCAAGCAGGCGATGTACGGCAACATCTGCCGCTGCGGTGCCTACTCGAACATCGTTGCGGCCGTCCAACAGGTGCGCCACAGCACCTAA
- a CDS encoding FAD binding domain-containing protein translates to MDSFTFTQPTTVDQAVQAAAKSATAQQGAQVRFVAGGTTLVDLMKLNVERPREIVDINILPLDRVEPSPNGGLIIGALVRNSDVAHHPTILRDYPVLSQALLSGASPQLRNMATTGGNLLQRTRCVYFRDTAHACNKREPGTGCSAIGGHNRMLAILGTSKDCIATNPSDQNVALTALEATIQIQSPKGKRSVPIHDFYLVPGSTPNRENVLEPGEIITSVTLPSPIAGANSTYLKLRDRAAYEFALASAAIVMQISGGKIRHIRVALGGVGTKPWRSFEAEKALEGHAPDRATFVRAAEAALKDAKPASENAFKVELSRRCIVRALTMSTKSA, encoded by the coding sequence ATGGATAGCTTCACCTTCACGCAGCCCACCACCGTCGATCAAGCCGTCCAGGCTGCTGCAAAGTCCGCGACGGCCCAGCAGGGAGCGCAGGTCCGCTTCGTCGCCGGGGGCACAACGCTGGTTGACCTTATGAAGCTTAACGTCGAGCGCCCACGTGAAATCGTTGACATAAACATTCTTCCTCTCGATCGCGTGGAACCCAGCCCCAATGGCGGCCTGATCATCGGCGCCCTCGTCCGCAACTCCGATGTCGCTCATCATCCGACAATTCTTCGCGACTACCCGGTTCTCTCGCAGGCCCTGCTATCCGGCGCTTCACCGCAGTTGCGTAACATGGCCACGACCGGTGGCAATCTTCTTCAACGCACACGTTGCGTCTACTTCCGCGACACAGCCCATGCCTGCAATAAACGAGAGCCCGGCACTGGCTGTTCAGCCATCGGAGGCCACAACCGCATGCTTGCGATCCTCGGCACGAGCAAGGACTGCATCGCAACCAACCCCTCCGACCAGAACGTCGCGCTCACCGCGCTCGAAGCCACCATCCAGATTCAGAGCCCCAAGGGCAAGCGCAGCGTCCCAATCCACGACTTCTACCTGGTTCCCGGTTCCACTCCCAACCGCGAAAATGTCCTAGAGCCTGGCGAAATCATCACCAGCGTCACGCTGCCTTCGCCGATAGCTGGCGCAAACTCCACGTACCTCAAACTCCGCGACCGCGCAGCCTACGAGTTCGCCCTCGCCTCCGCCGCGATCGTCATGCAGATCTCGGGCGGAAAGATCCGACACATCCGCGTCGCACTCGGAGGAGTGGGCACAAAACCCTGGCGTTCCTTCGAAGCAGAAAAGGCGCTCGAAGGCCACGCTCCGGATCGTGCCACGTTCGTAAGAGCAGCAGAGGCCGCTTTAAAAGACGCCAAGCCAGCCAGCGAAAATGCATTCAAAGTCGAGCTATCGCGTCGCTGCATCGTCCGCGCCCTCACCATGTCAACCAAGTCAGCGTAA
- a CDS encoding xanthine dehydrogenase family protein molybdopterin-binding subunit: MLFSEFLDFIQADKAGPNGHIQASTAEPTAVIGASLSRVDGPLKTTGSARYASDYNFPGMVYAVPVGATIASGKIRSIDTSSAEKMPGVLIILHHDNFDHVYRNASGGRNSEQRPPFEDDTVYYWGQYVALAIAETFAQAQAAAAAVKIAYTPEEFSVATDLSDPMPAIGAPGGPKILSHRGDPEAVFASAPVKIDYTYTTPAETHNPMEMHATVAVFDGKKFTLYESSQGVMNHLNVMAQVLGVPKENVEVISRFIGSGFGGKLFPWPHSALAAVAARRLNRPVKLTLSRKMMFANVGHRPRTQQRMRLGATPDGKLLSLSQDYRNHTSINDDIRENCGEATPFLYSTANLQVSSALVRRNIGTPTPMRGPGAVPGLFALESAMDELAIKLQKDPVQLRLSLDTLTDEEKNKPFSSRHLKECLEVGSKKFGWEKRTPAVGSMRKGDLILGWGVAAASWSAGRGVSEASVSLNSDGSARVSSGSQDPGTGTYTVIAQIVSDKTGIPVTRIQAVLGSSSLPPGPTSGGSTATATIIPAVAEAAVNAIKVVLTTAGSAKGSPFLGKQPADLAMSSGRVHLKGQTPDSGVPFQDILKLANLASANGEGKTGGYGSDTDGKNFSSHSFGAQFVEVEWDPGICHLRVSRVVSVVDAGRIINTKTARNQMAGAVVMGIGMGLLESTTYDPRNGHPINDNFADYIVPTSADHPEIDITFLDIPDPMIGEYGARGIGEIGLAGMAPAITAAVYHATGIRVRDLPVRVEDLITAQVAI; the protein is encoded by the coding sequence ATGCTATTCAGTGAATTCCTCGACTTCATCCAAGCCGACAAGGCTGGCCCCAACGGCCATATCCAGGCCTCCACCGCTGAGCCCACCGCGGTGATCGGCGCATCGCTTTCGCGTGTCGACGGCCCACTCAAAACCACCGGCTCCGCCCGCTACGCATCCGATTACAACTTCCCCGGAATGGTCTACGCCGTCCCCGTCGGCGCCACCATCGCCTCCGGCAAGATACGCAGCATCGACACCTCATCCGCCGAGAAGATGCCCGGCGTCCTAATCATTCTTCACCACGACAACTTCGATCACGTCTACCGCAACGCCTCTGGCGGACGCAACAGCGAACAGCGCCCTCCCTTCGAAGATGACACCGTCTACTACTGGGGCCAATACGTCGCACTCGCCATCGCCGAAACCTTCGCGCAAGCGCAAGCCGCCGCCGCCGCCGTCAAAATCGCCTACACGCCCGAAGAATTCAGCGTTGCCACCGACCTCAGCGACCCCATGCCCGCCATCGGCGCACCCGGAGGCCCGAAGATACTCAGCCACCGCGGCGACCCCGAAGCCGTCTTCGCCTCAGCCCCCGTCAAGATCGACTACACCTACACCACACCCGCCGAAACTCACAACCCAATGGAGATGCATGCCACCGTCGCCGTCTTCGACGGCAAAAAATTCACCCTCTACGAGAGCTCCCAGGGCGTAATGAACCACCTCAACGTCATGGCCCAAGTCCTCGGCGTCCCCAAAGAAAACGTCGAGGTGATCTCCCGCTTCATCGGCTCCGGCTTTGGCGGCAAGCTCTTCCCCTGGCCCCACTCTGCACTCGCAGCAGTCGCCGCCCGCCGCCTCAACCGCCCCGTCAAGCTCACCCTCTCCCGCAAGATGATGTTCGCCAACGTCGGCCATCGTCCACGCACGCAACAGCGCATGCGCCTCGGCGCAACTCCCGACGGCAAGCTTCTCTCGCTCAGTCAGGACTATCGCAACCACACCTCCATCAACGACGACATCCGCGAAAACTGCGGCGAAGCCACGCCATTCCTCTACAGCACCGCCAACCTCCAAGTATCCTCCGCTCTCGTCCGCCGTAACATCGGCACACCCACGCCCATGCGCGGCCCCGGAGCCGTACCCGGCCTCTTCGCCCTCGAGTCGGCCATGGACGAGCTCGCCATCAAGCTCCAAAAAGATCCCGTCCAGCTCCGCCTCTCCCTCGACACCCTCACCGACGAAGAGAAGAACAAACCCTTCTCCTCCCGCCACCTCAAGGAGTGCCTCGAAGTCGGCTCCAAAAAATTCGGTTGGGAAAAACGCACCCCCGCCGTAGGCTCCATGCGCAAAGGCGATCTCATCCTCGGATGGGGAGTCGCCGCCGCATCATGGTCCGCCGGTCGCGGCGTCTCCGAAGCATCCGTCAGCCTCAACAGCGACGGCTCCGCCCGTGTCAGCTCCGGCAGCCAGGACCCCGGCACCGGCACCTACACCGTCATAGCTCAAATCGTCAGCGACAAGACCGGCATCCCCGTCACCCGCATCCAAGCCGTCCTCGGCAGCAGCTCGCTTCCCCCCGGACCCACCTCTGGAGGTTCAACCGCCACCGCCACCATCATCCCCGCCGTCGCCGAAGCCGCCGTCAACGCCATCAAAGTCGTCCTCACCACCGCAGGCTCTGCCAAGGGATCACCCTTCCTCGGCAAGCAGCCCGCCGACCTCGCCATGTCCTCAGGCCGCGTTCACCTCAAAGGTCAGACACCCGACTCCGGCGTCCCCTTTCAAGACATCCTCAAGCTCGCCAACCTCGCCAGCGCCAACGGAGAAGGGAAGACCGGAGGCTACGGCTCCGACACCGACGGCAAGAACTTCTCCAGCCACTCCTTCGGCGCACAGTTCGTCGAGGTCGAATGGGACCCAGGCATCTGCCATCTCCGCGTCAGCCGCGTCGTCAGTGTCGTCGACGCCGGCCGCATCATCAACACCAAGACCGCGCGCAATCAGATGGCAGGAGCCGTCGTCATGGGCATCGGCATGGGCCTGCTCGAATCCACCACCTACGATCCCCGCAACGGTCACCCCATCAACGACAACTTCGCCGACTACATCGTCCCCACCTCCGCCGACCATCCCGAAATCGACATAACCTTTCTCGACATCCCCGACCCCATGATCGGAGAGTACGGCGCCCGCGGCATCGGCGAGATCGGTCTAGCCGGAATGGCCCCAGCCATCACAGCAGCGGTCTACCACGCCACCGGCATCCGCGTCCGCGACCTACCCGTCCGCGTCGAAGACCTCATCACCGCCCAAGTCGCCATCTAA
- a CDS encoding DUF4142 domain-containing protein produces MKKSTQWVCCAMLGIAATLLPLKAKAESNDDKKFLAMAAQSDQNEIALSQLAEQKATDPAVKAFAEKMVTEHTQMSATMKPFADSWGLTLPTGPDPDHQKELDKLNKLSGKDFDKEYIDEMVTDHSKALRAFTTEAKDTKDEKFREVVIKGKTAVAAHKNMAYDLKKKL; encoded by the coding sequence ATGAAAAAGTCCACGCAATGGGTGTGCTGCGCAATGCTCGGCATCGCCGCCACGCTCCTCCCCCTCAAAGCCAAAGCAGAGTCGAATGACGACAAGAAGTTTCTCGCCATGGCAGCGCAATCCGACCAAAACGAGATAGCCCTCAGCCAGTTGGCAGAACAGAAAGCCACCGATCCCGCAGTGAAGGCGTTCGCCGAAAAGATGGTCACAGAGCACACCCAGATGTCCGCGACCATGAAGCCCTTCGCAGACTCCTGGGGTCTTACCCTCCCCACCGGCCCCGACCCCGACCACCAGAAAGAACTGGATAAACTCAACAAACTCTCCGGCAAAGACTTCGACAAAGAATACATCGACGAGATGGTGACAGATCACTCGAAGGCCCTGAGAGCATTCACCACCGAAGCCAAAGACACCAAAGACGAAAAGTTCCGAGAAGTAGTCATCAAAGGCAAGACCGCCGTCGCAGCCCACAAAAACATGGCCTACGACCTCAAAAAGAAGCTGTAG